A stretch of the Streptomyces sp. NBC_01428 genome encodes the following:
- a CDS encoding type II toxin-antitoxin system VapB family antitoxin produces the protein MIFKRIGNGRPYPDHGRESTRQWADVAPRPVRLDQLVTTKGQLDLETLLAEDSTFYGDLFAHVVKWQGDLYLEDGLHRAVRAALQQRQVLHARVLELD, from the coding sequence GTGATCTTCAAGCGCATCGGAAACGGCCGGCCGTACCCCGACCACGGCCGGGAAAGCACCCGGCAGTGGGCGGACGTCGCGCCGCGCCCGGTCCGCCTCGATCAGCTCGTGACGACCAAGGGCCAGCTGGACCTGGAGACCCTCCTCGCCGAGGACTCCACCTTCTACGGCGACCTCTTCGCCCACGTCGTCAAGTGGCAGGGCGATCTGTACCTGGAGGACGGCCTGCACCGCGCCGTCCGCGCCGCGCTCCAACAGCGCCAGGTGCTGCACGCGCGCGTCCTTGAACTGGACTAA
- a CDS encoding helicase HerA-like domain-containing protein — protein MSDSETVPSAAAGAGPEGPGGAPALPQEALEIAAGYAFAGPALDLGALLWDGACLPDAQIRVPLPMLNRHGLVAGATGTGKTKTLQLIAEQLSAQGVPVFLADVKGDVSGISVPGEPGDKVRERAAEVHQEWTPGGCPAEFYALGGLGHGIPLRATVTSFGPVLLAKVLQLNQTQEQSLGLIFHYADQKGLELVDLKDLRAVVAFLTSDEGKQELKGIGGLSTATAGVILRSLTAFEAQGMSPFFGEPEFDTSELTRTAQDGRGVVSVLELPAVQDKPQLFSTFLMWLLADLFHDLPEVGDSDKPKLVFFFDEAHLLFDDASKAFLDSITRTVRLIRSKGVGVFFVTQTPKDVPGDVLAQLGNRVQHALRAFTPDDQKALKATVKTFPNSPYDLEEVLTGLGTGEAVVTVLSEKGAPTPVAATRLRAPRSLMGPVAPDALDRAVQASPLHGRYAQAVDRESAYEKLTAAQAAGAAAAGTAGRGEQEAPRPARSGGGRSRAPKEDASVVEQVVGSGMFKSLARSVGTQIGREITRSLFGTARRRR, from the coding sequence ATGAGTGACAGCGAGACCGTGCCGTCGGCTGCCGCTGGGGCCGGTCCCGAGGGGCCCGGCGGCGCCCCCGCACTCCCGCAGGAGGCCCTGGAGATCGCCGCCGGCTACGCCTTCGCCGGGCCGGCGCTCGACCTCGGCGCGCTGCTCTGGGACGGAGCCTGTCTGCCCGACGCGCAGATCCGCGTGCCGCTGCCGATGCTCAACCGGCACGGTCTGGTCGCGGGCGCCACCGGCACCGGCAAGACCAAGACGCTCCAGCTCATCGCCGAACAGCTGTCGGCGCAGGGCGTTCCGGTGTTCCTCGCCGACGTCAAGGGCGACGTCTCGGGGATCTCGGTGCCGGGCGAACCCGGGGACAAGGTCCGGGAACGGGCCGCGGAGGTCCACCAGGAGTGGACGCCGGGCGGCTGCCCCGCTGAGTTCTACGCGCTCGGCGGCCTCGGCCACGGCATCCCCCTGCGCGCCACCGTCACCAGCTTCGGACCGGTCCTGCTCGCCAAGGTGCTCCAGCTCAACCAGACCCAGGAGCAGTCGCTCGGCCTGATCTTCCACTACGCCGACCAGAAGGGCCTGGAGCTCGTCGACCTCAAGGACCTGCGCGCGGTCGTCGCCTTCCTGACCTCGGACGAGGGCAAGCAGGAGCTGAAGGGGATCGGCGGACTCTCCACCGCCACGGCGGGCGTCATCCTGCGCTCCCTCACCGCCTTCGAGGCGCAGGGCATGAGCCCCTTCTTCGGTGAGCCGGAGTTCGACACGAGCGAGCTGACCCGGACGGCACAGGACGGCCGGGGCGTCGTGTCGGTCCTCGAACTGCCCGCCGTGCAGGACAAGCCGCAGCTCTTCTCGACCTTCCTCATGTGGCTGCTCGCCGACCTCTTCCACGACCTCCCGGAGGTCGGCGACTCGGACAAGCCGAAGCTCGTCTTCTTCTTCGACGAGGCCCATCTGCTCTTCGACGACGCGTCCAAGGCGTTCCTCGACTCCATCACCCGGACCGTCCGGCTGATTCGCTCGAAAGGGGTCGGCGTCTTCTTCGTGACGCAGACGCCGAAGGACGTGCCCGGTGATGTCCTCGCCCAGCTCGGCAACCGCGTCCAGCACGCGCTGCGCGCCTTCACGCCGGACGACCAGAAGGCGTTGAAGGCGACGGTGAAGACGTTCCCCAACTCCCCGTACGACCTCGAAGAGGTGCTGACCGGCCTCGGCACCGGCGAGGCCGTCGTCACCGTGCTGAGCGAGAAGGGCGCCCCGACGCCGGTCGCCGCGACCCGGCTGCGGGCACCGCGGTCGCTGATGGGGCCGGTGGCGCCGGACGCGCTCGACCGGGCGGTCCAGGCGTCGCCGCTGCACGGCCGCTACGCGCAGGCGGTGGACCGGGAGTCGGCCTACGAGAAGCTCACGGCCGCGCAGGCCGCCGGCGCCGCGGCGGCCGGTACCGCCGGGCGGGGCGAGCAGGAGGCTCCGCGGCCCGCGCGCTCCGGCGGCGGCCGGAGCCGGGCGCCGAAGGAGGACGCCTCGGTCGTCGAGCAGGTCGTCGGCAGCGGGATGTTCAAGTCGCTGGCGCGGTCGGTGGGCACCCAGATCGGACGGGAGATCACCCGGTCGCTCTTCGGGACGGCCCGCAGGCGGCGGTAG
- the upp gene encoding uracil phosphoribosyltransferase, protein MRLHVVDHPLVAHKLTTLRDRRTDSATFRRLADELVTLLAYEATRDVRTEQVDVVTPVSPTTGVKLSYPRPLVVPILRAGLGMLDGMVRLLPTAEVGFLGMVRDEETLQASTYATRMPDDLSGRQVYVLDPMLATGGTLVAAIQELIKRGADDVTAVVLLAAPEGVEVMERDLAGTPVTVVTASVDERLNEHGYIVPGLGDAGDRMYGAAE, encoded by the coding sequence ATGCGTCTCCACGTCGTCGACCACCCTCTGGTCGCCCATAAGCTCACCACCCTGCGCGACCGGCGCACCGACTCCGCGACCTTCCGGCGGCTCGCCGACGAGCTGGTCACCCTGCTCGCCTACGAGGCCACCCGTGACGTGCGGACGGAGCAGGTCGACGTCGTGACCCCGGTCTCCCCGACCACGGGCGTCAAGCTCTCCTACCCCCGTCCCCTCGTCGTGCCGATCCTGCGCGCGGGCCTCGGCATGCTCGACGGCATGGTCCGGCTGCTGCCGACGGCGGAGGTGGGCTTCCTGGGCATGGTGCGCGACGAGGAGACGCTTCAGGCCTCCACGTACGCCACCCGCATGCCGGACGACCTCTCGGGCCGCCAGGTGTACGTCCTGGACCCGATGCTGGCCACCGGCGGCACGCTCGTCGCGGCGATCCAGGAGCTGATCAAGCGTGGCGCCGACGACGTCACCGCGGTCGTCCTGCTGGCCGCGCCGGAGGGCGTCGAGGTGATGGAGCGAGACCTGGCGGGCACGCCGGTCACCGTCGTCACGGCCTCGGTCGACGAGCGCCTGAACGAGCACGGTTACATCGTGCCGGGCCTCGGCGACGCGGGGGACCGGATGTACGGCGCCGCCGAGTAA
- a CDS encoding HdeD family acid-resistance protein, protein MAPRPARSQHGPMTQATIDPDGPLLEGPLHLLSRSAWQAVLAAGVAALALGVIVLVWPGASLLVAGILFGLYLVVSGILQLVAAFGTHVATSLRVMAFISGALSIVLGLFCFRGATQSILLLALWIGIGWLFRGITQTLAAASDPSVPARGWQIVLGIISFLAGVVLIVSPFESVAVLTVVGGIWLVAVGITEIIVAFRIRSGARAIPRSL, encoded by the coding sequence GTGGCTCCCCGCCCCGCCCGTTCACAGCATGGGCCCATGACCCAGGCAACCATCGATCCGGACGGCCCCCTCCTCGAAGGGCCGCTGCACCTGCTCTCGCGCAGTGCCTGGCAGGCCGTCCTCGCCGCCGGTGTCGCGGCCCTGGCGCTCGGCGTCATCGTCCTGGTCTGGCCCGGTGCCTCCCTCCTCGTCGCGGGCATCCTCTTCGGCCTCTACCTGGTCGTCAGCGGCATCCTCCAGCTCGTCGCCGCGTTCGGCACCCATGTGGCGACCTCGCTGCGCGTGATGGCCTTCATCAGCGGCGCCCTGTCGATCGTGCTCGGCCTCTTCTGCTTCCGGGGCGCGACGCAGTCGATCCTGCTGCTCGCCCTGTGGATCGGCATCGGCTGGCTGTTCCGCGGCATCACCCAGACCCTGGCGGCCGCGTCGGACCCGAGCGTGCCGGCCCGCGGCTGGCAGATCGTCCTCGGGATCATCAGCTTCCTCGCGGGCGTCGTGCTGATCGTGTCGCCGTTCGAATCCGTCGCCGTCCTGACGGTGGTCGGCGGGATCTGGCTCGTCGCGGTCGGCATCACCGAGATCATCGTCGCGTTCCGCATCCGCTCCGGCGCCCGGGCGATCCCCCGCTCCCTCTGA
- a CDS encoding HhH-GPD-type base excision DNA repair protein — translation MDVTLHLAQQPEADELLGRSPLAALIGMLLDQQVPMEWAFAGPYTIAQRMGSDDLDAHEIASYDPEKFAELLSAKPAVHRYPGSMGKRIHQLCQYLVEHYDGDASAVWKDADDGAELLRRLKDLPGFGAQKAQIFLALLGKQLGVRPAGWREAAGPYGEAKSFRSVADITGPESLTKVRAHKQEMKAAAKAAKASGK, via the coding sequence ATGGACGTCACTCTTCACCTCGCCCAGCAGCCCGAAGCCGACGAGCTCCTCGGCCGCAGTCCGCTCGCCGCCCTGATCGGCATGCTGCTGGACCAGCAGGTGCCGATGGAGTGGGCCTTCGCGGGGCCGTACACGATCGCGCAGCGGATGGGGTCGGACGATCTCGACGCCCACGAGATCGCGTCGTACGACCCGGAGAAGTTCGCCGAACTGCTCTCCGCCAAGCCCGCCGTGCACCGGTACCCCGGTTCCATGGGCAAGCGGATCCACCAGCTGTGCCAGTACCTCGTCGAGCACTACGACGGGGACGCCTCCGCCGTCTGGAAGGACGCCGACGACGGCGCGGAGCTGCTCCGCCGCCTCAAGGACCTCCCCGGCTTCGGTGCCCAGAAGGCCCAGATCTTCCTGGCGCTGCTCGGCAAGCAGCTCGGGGTGCGGCCGGCGGGGTGGCGGGAGGCGGCGGGCCCCTACGGCGAGGCCAAGTCCTTCCGCTCCGTCGCCGACATCACCGGGCCGGAGTCGTTGACGAAGGTGCGGGCGCACAAGCAGGAGATGAAGGCGGCGGCCAAGGCGGCGAAGGCCTCCGGCAAGTGA
- a CDS encoding LytR C-terminal domain-containing protein, with product MSMLTPPGMGGQYRITGDKYPRMRRPRGRRRLAFLVVASVAALGLIGWGTLQLIDVFTGGGKASAAGTKADCGSKASPAAKASAAAAVAGTLPKPGQITVNVLNATPRSGLAKQTADELKKRGFKIGDVGNATAAYDKKVEGAGLLLGAKDADRAALPVLNTQLSGAQLKTDGRKQATTVDLIIGNGFKTLTTKEDADKALTVLAQPVPTPSAKKSC from the coding sequence ATGAGCATGCTCACTCCCCCTGGCATGGGTGGCCAGTACCGGATCACGGGGGACAAGTACCCGCGGATGCGCCGACCCCGGGGGCGCCGCAGGCTCGCGTTCCTGGTCGTCGCCTCCGTCGCCGCACTCGGGCTGATCGGGTGGGGAACCCTGCAGCTCATCGACGTCTTCACCGGTGGCGGCAAGGCCAGCGCCGCGGGCACGAAGGCGGACTGCGGGTCCAAGGCCTCCCCGGCGGCGAAGGCCTCCGCGGCGGCCGCGGTCGCGGGCACCCTTCCGAAGCCGGGCCAGATCACCGTGAACGTCCTCAACGCGACGCCCCGCAGCGGGCTCGCCAAGCAGACCGCGGACGAACTGAAGAAACGCGGCTTCAAGATCGGTGACGTGGGCAACGCCACCGCCGCCTACGACAAGAAGGTCGAGGGCGCGGGGCTGCTGCTCGGCGCCAAGGACGCCGACCGGGCCGCGCTCCCTGTCCTCAACACCCAGCTCTCCGGCGCCCAGCTGAAGACCGACGGCCGGAAGCAGGCGACCACCGTCGACCTCATCATCGGCAACGGCTTCAAGACCCTCACGACAAAAGAGGACGCCGACAAGGCGCTGACCGTCCTGGCCCAGCCCGTGCCGACGCCCTCCGCCAAGAAGAGTTGCTGA